A single window of Populus nigra chromosome 17, ddPopNigr1.1, whole genome shotgun sequence DNA harbors:
- the LOC133676784 gene encoding protein SMAX1-LIKE 3-like, translated as MRAGGCTVQQALTAEAASVIKQAVTLARRRGHAQVTPLHVANTMLSASTGLLRTACLQSHSHPLQCKALELCFNVALNRLPTSTSSPMIGTPSQQFPSISNALVAAFKRAQAHQRRGSIENQQQPLLAVKIELEQLMISILDDPSVSRVMREAGFSSTQVKSNVEQAVSLEICSQSAPSVSIKSKESNGLVHPESPPSSQVGAKAAVLDPIKNEDVMCVIQNLMNKRRRSFVIVGESLASIEVVVKGVTDKVQKGDVPEGLREVKFLTIPVSSFGNFSGVDVEYKLEELKGHVRSYMGKGVVLNLGDLKWAIENRDTSSSSHEQGSCYFCPLEYLIVELGKFACAIGGDNGRFWLMGIATFQTYMKYKSDHPQGDTVLGLHPLTIPAGSLRLSLISDSDLLRQSTSNKAENGCRSWIILEGGEDKQLTSCSNYSAKFETEARSLPNSTCNIDSTSTLPAWLQKYKNEKKVQNSDNQDSMPIKDLCRKWNSFYGSIHQQNYSSEETLTFSSVSPSSSTSYDHQYPNLYRNQNEWPIVEPQQSSRDNHFWIGTETINKCSIEPSLRKYIPEHKDHTKQLPFSSNTNSTPNSASSSDVMEMEYPHKFKELNAENLKTLCNALEKKVPWQKDIIPEIASTILQCRSGMARRKGKVKNNVAKEETWLFFQGVDMEDKEKIAKELARLVFGSHESFISISLSTFSSTRADSTEDCRNKRTRDEQSCSYIERFSDAVSSNPHRVFLVEDVEQADFFSQIGFKRAIEKGRITNYNGQEVGLSDAIIILSCESFSSRSRACSPPIKQRTDGSHEEENSAGAALMEGTGPCVSLDLNISIDDDSVEDQSIDNIGLLESVDRRVIFKIQDF; from the exons ATGAGAGCAGGAGGTTGCACAGTGCAACAAGCTCTAACAGCAGAGGCAGCAAGTGTTATTAAACAAGCAGTAACTCTTGCTAGAAGGAGAGGCCATGCCCAAGTAACTCCTCTCCATGTTGCTAATACCATGCTTTCTGCCTCCACTGGCCTACTGAGAACAGCTTGCCTTCAGTCACACTCTCACCCTCTTCAGTGCAAAGCCCTAGAGCTTTGCTTCAATGTCGCGCTTAATCGTCTCCCAACATCAACTTCAAGCCCTATGATAGGTACTCCCTCTCAACAGTTCCCTTCAATCTCTAATGCCTTGGTCGCAGCCTTTAAGCGTGCTCAGGCTCACCAGCGGCGTGGCTCTATTGAGAACCAGCAGCAACCTCTCCTTGCAGTGAAGATAGAGTTAGAGCAGCTGATGATATCCATTTTAGACGACCCTAGTGTTAGTAGAGTCATGAGAGAAGCTGGTTTCTCCAGTACTCAAGTGAAAAGCAATGTTGAGCAAGCTGTTTCCCTAGAAATATGTTCACAAAGTGCTCCTTCTGTGAGTATCAAGTCCAAGGAAAGCAATGGTTTAGTCCATCCAGAGTCTCCACCTTCGAGTCAAGTTGGAGCAAAAGCAGCAGTTTTAGATCCAATTAAAAATGAAGATGTGATGTGTGTTATACagaatttaatgaataaaagGAGGAGAAGTTTTGTTATTGTAGGGGAATCTCTGGCAAGCATTGAAGTTGTAGTTAAAGGAGTCACGGACAAAGTTCAAAAGGGAGATGTTCCTGAGGGCTTGAGGGAAGTGAAGTTCTTAACAATTCCAGTTTCCTCTTTTGGCAATTTCTCTGGGGTAGACGTAGAATATAAACTTGAGGAGCTTAAAGGCCATGTGAGAAGCTACATGGGCAAAGGAGTTGTTTTGAATTTGGGAGATCTTAAATGGGCTATTGAGAATAGGGATACTAGTTCATCAAGTCATGAGCAAGGGAGCTGCTATTTCTGTCCATTGGAATACCTGATCGTAGAACTTGGCAAATTTGCTTGTGCAATTGGAGGAGACAACGGAAGATTTTGGCTTATGGGGATTGCCACTTTCCAAACTTACATGAAGTATAAATCAGACCATCCACAGGGAGATACTGTTTTGGGTCTCCATCCACTTACAATTCCAGCTGGCAGCTTACGCTTGAGTCTCATCAGTGACAG TGATCTACTACGTCAGTCGACAAGCAACAAAGCTGAAAATGGGTGTAGAAGCTGGATTATACTTGAAGGTGGGGAGGACAAACAACTCACTTCTTGTTCTAATTATTCAGCGAAGTTTGAGACTGAAGCTCGAAGCTTACCAAATAGTACCTGTAATATTGATTCCACTtctacacttcctgcatggcttcaaaaatacaaaaatgagaaaaaagtacAAAATAGTGATAATCAG GATTCTATGCCAATCAAAGATCTTTGCAGAAAATGGAACTCATTTTACGGTTCAATCCACCAACAAAACTACTCTTCTGAGGAAACCCTCACGTTTTCTTCTGTATCACCTTCTTCTTCCACTTCATATGACCATCAATACCCTAATTTGTACCGAAACCAAAATGAATGGCCCATTGTTGAACCCCAGCAGTCATCTAGGGACAACCATTTCTGGATCGGTACAGAGACTATCAACAAGTGCAGCATTGAACCAAGTTTGAGGAAGTACATTCCAGAGCATAAAGATCATACCAAACAACTACCATTTTCATCAAATACTAATTCTACTCCGAACTCAGCTTCCTCAAGTGATGTCATGGAAATGGAGTATCCCCACAAGTTCAAGGAGCTGAATGCTGAGAACTTGAAAACCCTATGCAATGCATTGGAGAAAAAAGTGCCGTGGCAGAAAGATATAATCCCTGAAATAGCAAGCACTATCTTGCAATGCCGGTCTGGCATGGCAAGAAGAAAGGGGAAGGTAAAAAACAATGTGGCCAAGGAAGAAACTTGGTTGTTCTTTCAAGGAGTAGATATGGAAGATAAAGAGAAGATAGCTAAAGAATTGGCTAGGCTAGTTTTTGGCTCCCATGAAAGCTTCATTTCGATTTCTTTAAGCACTTTTTCCTCTACAAGAGCAGACTCAACCGAAGATTGTAGAAACAAAAGAACAAGAGATGAACAAAGTTGCAGCTACATCGAGAGATTTTCTGACGCGGTATCAAGCAATCCACATAGAGTCTTCTTAGTGGAAGATGTCGAGCAAGCagattttttctctcaaattggTTTCAAAAGGGCTATTGAAAAAGGAAGAATAACCAATTACAATGGTCAAGAAGTTGGCCTTAGTGATGCTATCATAATTTTGAGCTGTGAAAGCTTTAGCTCAAGATCCAGAGCCTGCTCGCCTCCAATCAAGCAGAGAACAGATGGGTCACATGAAGAAGAGAACAGCGCTGGTGCTGCATTAATGGAGGGCACAGGCCCTTGTGTTTCTCTGGATTTGAATATTTCCATTGACGATGATAGCGTGGAAGATCAGTCAATCGATAACATTGGCCTTCTTGAATCCGTTGATAGACGGGTTATCTTCAAAATTCAAGACTTTTGA
- the LOC133677118 gene encoding uncharacterized protein LOC133677118, whose translation MNALNNIGTVLTVVFSVCLAALVFEILYVLWRRRRFLRRSVTSSGADGEFRSNTDSLYTKPSKELLYFFCWKNQTARIEPDSTTPQEASAVAPPVPADGADALVEEMLKLQGMYGPSRVLFTIKEEEMEVTENDDSSIENELVKSKKRKKSSSDFCFEGAVANDVVVEVEVEVDDVTTPFWTPCASPQYYYTPSPSPPRDGNLSRKNSGTENEVSVVVLGDSGENTTMSFVSIEIHS comes from the coding sequence ATGAATGCTCTAAACAATATAGGAACAGTGCTCACAGTTGTCTTCTCGGTCTGTCTTGCCGCTCTGGTCTTCGAGATCCTTTACGTTCTCTGGCGCCGAAGAAGATTCCTCCGACGGAGTGTCACAAGTTCTGGTGCTGACGGGGAATTCAGAAGTAATACCGATTCACTCTACACGAAGCCGTCTAAAGAGCTTCTCTACTTCTTCTGCTGGAAAAACCAAACGGCTCGCATCGAACCTGACTCTACAACACCACAGGAAGCCTCCGCGGTGGCTCCGCCAGTTCCAGCAGATGGTGCAGATGCGTTGGTGGAGGAGATGTTGAAGTTGCAAGGGATGTACGGACCATCGAGAGTTTTGTTTACTATTAAGGAAGAGGAGATGGAGGTAACTGAGAACGACGACTCATCCATAGAGAACGAGCTTGTTAAAAGCAAGAAGAGGAAAAAGAGTAgtagtgatttttgttttgaaggaGCAGTTGCTAATGATGTGGTTGTTGAGGTTGAGGTTGAGGTTGATGATGTAACGACGCCGTTTTGGACACCGTGTGCATCACCTCAGTATTATTATACTCCCTCACCTTCTCCTCCTCGTGATGGAAATCTATCACGCAAGAACTCAGGGACTGAAAATGAAGTCAGTGTCGTCGTCTTAGGTGATTCTGGTGAGAATACGACGATGTCGTTTGTTAGCATAGAAATTCATAGTTAG